A region of Massilia sp. KIM DNA encodes the following proteins:
- a CDS encoding N-acetylmuramoyl-L-alanine amidase, which produces MKLHAWAWLGAALAWGAPCHAGAEAPALDAAAQRYQQWFRAAAEEFGVPVELLEAIAYAETRWQPHVPRGRRKGAGEPEVEVEPHHGMPIGYGIMGLRDDVFFGRSLRQGAALIGLTPAQAAEDTRSNIRAAAALLARHGAPGSRAAALEDWEAAVARYSGIAQADISRIYTYEVFAAIQEGRAGQRYRIGKRPVALEAIYGKALLDRLSAPRATLAADHPSAIWRPAASCNYSARSTPVSHLTLHTTQGSYAAAISWFQHCGAGVSAHYVIRSSDGQVTQMVREADKAWHAGNANGYTVGIEHEGYVDSPKAWYSEAMYQASAALARDILAARGLAPAVYDGALGWDAVPADALYNVKGHVNYARQTHSDPGAGWDWPRYRALVGAAGPGDR; this is translated from the coding sequence ATGAAGCTGCACGCATGGGCATGGCTGGGCGCGGCGCTGGCCTGGGGGGCGCCTTGCCACGCCGGCGCCGAGGCTCCCGCGCTCGACGCCGCGGCGCAGCGCTACCAGCAATGGTTCCGCGCCGCCGCGGAAGAATTCGGGGTGCCGGTCGAGCTGCTCGAAGCGATCGCCTATGCCGAGACGCGCTGGCAGCCGCATGTGCCGCGCGGCCGGCGCAAGGGGGCCGGGGAACCCGAGGTCGAGGTCGAACCCCACCACGGCATGCCGATCGGCTACGGCATCATGGGCCTGCGCGACGACGTCTTCTTCGGCCGCTCGCTGCGCCAGGGCGCCGCCCTGATCGGCCTCACCCCGGCCCAGGCGGCCGAGGACACGCGCAGCAACATCCGCGCCGCCGCCGCCCTGCTCGCCCGCCACGGCGCACCGGGCTCGCGCGCCGCTGCGCTCGAGGACTGGGAAGCCGCCGTCGCCCGCTACAGCGGCATCGCGCAGGCGGACATCTCACGCATCTATACCTACGAAGTCTTCGCCGCGATCCAGGAGGGACGCGCCGGGCAGCGCTATCGCATCGGCAAGCGGCCGGTGGCGCTCGAAGCCATCTATGGCAAGGCGCTGCTGGACAGGCTGTCCGCCCCGCGCGCCACCCTTGCCGCCGACCACCCCTCGGCCATCTGGCGGCCGGCGGCGAGCTGCAACTACTCGGCGCGCAGCACGCCGGTCAGCCACCTGACGCTGCACACCACCCAGGGCTCCTACGCGGCCGCGATCTCCTGGTTCCAGCATTGCGGCGCGGGCGTAAGCGCCCATTACGTGATCCGTTCCTCGGACGGCCAGGTCACCCAGATGGTGCGCGAGGCCGACAAGGCCTGGCACGCCGGCAACGCCAACGGCTACACGGTCGGCATCGAGCACGAGGGCTATGTCGACAGCCCTAAGGCCTGGTACAGCGAGGCCATGTACCAGGCCTCGGCGGCGCTGGCCCGCGACATCCTCGCCGCGCGCGGCCTGGCGCCCGCCGTCTACGACGGCGCCCTGGGCTGGGACGCGGTGCCGGCCGATGCGCTGTACAACGTCAAGGGCCACGTCAACTACGCCAGGCAGACCCACAGCGACCCCGGGGCGGGCTGGGACTGGCCACGCTACCGGGCGCTGGTCGGCGCCGCCGGTCCCGGCGACCGGTGA
- a CDS encoding MerR family transcriptional regulator yields the protein MLKVGELAALARLTVRTLHHYDSIGLLRPSARSDAGYRLYDRDDVARLHQIQALRVLGMSLADIGLYLDSPEASPLAVVDRQLAAVERRLREATHMRGQLLRLREALASGASPDLSDWLSTLEVMTVYEHYFTKDELEQLPLYSDPAVRADWQALVEQGTGLMRSQVAPSSEAAKSFAGRWLEAFRRDTGGNEDFASRINLMAAREQQAMQEQFGMSPELMAYVLAAVAELRRDVYARYLPHEVLERMARHGREHGHEWTGLIGAVREQMGADPAATGPEARALARRWMAMFQDMVGTDPAAVEAFRLASASEPVLRMGSGIGDDMLDYLRRAMTPA from the coding sequence ATGCTGAAAGTAGGAGAACTCGCCGCGCTCGCCCGGCTTACCGTGCGCACGCTGCACCATTACGACAGCATCGGCCTGCTCCGCCCTTCCGCGCGTTCCGACGCCGGCTACCGGCTCTACGACCGCGACGACGTGGCCCGCCTGCACCAGATCCAGGCCCTGCGCGTACTCGGCATGAGCCTGGCCGACATCGGCCTTTACCTGGACAGCCCGGAGGCCTCGCCGCTGGCGGTGGTCGATCGCCAGCTCGCCGCCGTCGAACGCCGGCTGCGCGAAGCCACGCACATGCGCGGGCAACTGCTGCGCCTGCGCGAAGCGCTGGCGAGCGGCGCCAGCCCGGATCTGTCCGACTGGCTCAGCACACTGGAGGTCATGACCGTGTACGAACACTATTTCACCAAAGACGAACTGGAACAACTCCCGCTCTACAGCGATCCCGCCGTGCGCGCCGACTGGCAGGCGCTGGTCGAGCAGGGAACGGGCCTGATGCGCTCGCAGGTGGCGCCATCGAGCGAGGCCGCGAAATCCTTCGCCGGACGCTGGCTGGAAGCCTTTCGCCGCGACACCGGCGGCAACGAGGACTTCGCCAGCCGCATCAACCTGATGGCGGCGCGCGAGCAGCAGGCCATGCAGGAGCAGTTCGGCATGTCGCCCGAACTGATGGCCTATGTGCTGGCTGCGGTGGCGGAACTGCGGCGCGACGTGTACGCGCGCTACCTGCCGCACGAGGTGCTGGAGCGCATGGCGCGCCACGGGCGCGAGCACGGCCACGAGTGGACTGGCCTGATCGGCGCGGTGCGCGAGCAGATGGGCGCCGATCCCGCCGCGACCGGACCTGAAGCGCGCGCGCTGGCGCGGCGCTGGATGGCGATGTTCCAGGACATGGTCGGCACCGACCCGGCCGCCGTCGAGGCCTTCCGCCTCGCCAGCGCCAGCGAACCGGTGCTGCGCATGGGCAGCGGCATCGGCGACGACATGCTGGACTACCTGCGCCGGGCGATGACGCCGGCCTGA
- a CDS encoding VOC family protein encodes MFSHVFVGVRDFERALAFYTPLMALLGNAPRFCDRARPWAGWQSEPGPRPLFLIGAPHDGADHAPGNGQMTAFLAASHAQVDEAYRLALAHGGSPEGMPGLRPEYHADYYGAYFRDPEGNKLCVVCHAPKG; translated from the coding sequence TTGTTTTCGCATGTGTTCGTGGGCGTGCGCGATTTCGAGCGCGCGCTGGCTTTCTACACCCCCTTGATGGCGCTGCTCGGCAACGCCCCGCGCTTCTGCGACCGCGCGCGGCCCTGGGCCGGCTGGCAGTCCGAGCCCGGTCCACGGCCCCTCTTCCTGATCGGCGCCCCCCATGATGGCGCGGATCACGCTCCCGGCAACGGGCAGATGACGGCCTTTCTGGCCGCATCGCACGCGCAGGTGGACGAGGCCTACCGCCTGGCGCTTGCGCATGGCGGCAGCCCGGAAGGCATGCCGGGACTACGGCCGGAATACCACGCGGATTACTACGGCGCCTATTTCCGCGACCCCGAGGGCAACAAGCTGTGCGTCGTCTGCCACGCGCCTAAGGGCTGA